One genomic window of Campylobacter fetus subsp. fetus includes the following:
- a CDS encoding TonB-dependent receptor gives MYKKITILLSLVLASSLYAGTKLDDVIVSANRSAQKLDDISKSVSVVDGDTIKRRQSTNLTGIIADEPGISYAPDGMSSGQIILRGFSTQNFRAPLFVDGNRFRGRNTLEYMLFDPNQIERIEIIRGPASSLYGTDSFGGVVNVITKRATGDVQAPFNITDTYISSEYQSVNHAIANRFQLGGVGDGFDILLGINYKDGDNYGTKEGVIPNSDYLYRGFDLKAGYSFLDTNRVELAARYTKVNRGRAAGQFASPGAGNAPGVLQRQMREEPMREKYLALGYSAQMQNGSLEASLYRRELYTHINVIPNLNSPQKWVDNYVIGPVVYGGKSIVAYSGESLSQTYGIDWYYESRDGSEQSVNGKNRIKSAPNSTQLNIGVFGLLEYGFEGGTLLSASLRHDYFKTGLETSFIKNNEIKKLFESAGDTSTNKTTSGFGMIYPLFGGLDFVLNINSSFRAPSVTEITAVGDGVSGVFTLPNSSIKPETGLSYETGLKYKDGLIISNLTAFTSSYKNLIVTRNITYKNTPARQLQNVGESSISGIEFDIAYKLLSNLIFKTNASYLYGEDKTSHKPLPQIMPLNGFISLMYEPKSIKKSYIEYTTQWASNKTRTDNLSERERSGYAVSNLYFGKEFGNMGAFKSVELNFGIENIFDKKYSMPSVPEDIRYPVSKTNPLLNPGRNFKIGLRASF, from the coding sequence ATGTATAAAAAGATTACTATTTTACTATCTTTAGTTTTAGCAAGCAGTTTATATGCCGGTACAAAGCTTGATGATGTCATAGTAAGTGCAAATAGAAGTGCACAAAAACTTGATGATATAAGCAAAAGCGTATCTGTTGTAGATGGCGATACGATAAAGCGCAGACAAAGCACGAATTTAACCGGCATTATAGCCGATGAGCCGGGAATTTCTTATGCTCCTGATGGAATGAGCTCGGGACAGATTATTTTAAGAGGATTTAGTACTCAGAACTTTAGAGCACCTCTTTTTGTAGACGGTAATAGGTTTAGAGGTAGAAATACTCTTGAGTATATGCTTTTTGATCCAAACCAGATAGAGCGAATAGAGATAATAAGAGGTCCTGCTTCATCTTTGTATGGTACGGATTCCTTTGGAGGCGTGGTAAATGTTATAACAAAAAGAGCTACTGGGGATGTTCAAGCTCCATTTAATATAACAGATACTTATATAAGCAGTGAATATCAAAGCGTAAATCATGCGATTGCAAATAGATTTCAGCTTGGAGGAGTTGGAGACGGATTTGATATTTTGTTAGGTATAAACTACAAAGACGGAGATAATTACGGTACGAAAGAGGGCGTAATACCAAACTCGGACTATCTTTATAGAGGCTTTGATCTAAAAGCCGGTTATAGCTTTTTAGATACGAATAGAGTAGAACTTGCGGCTAGATATACTAAAGTAAATCGAGGTAGAGCTGCAGGACAATTTGCATCTCCTGGAGCCGGAAATGCACCCGGTGTTTTGCAAAGACAGATGAGAGAAGAGCCTATGAGGGAAAAATATTTAGCTTTGGGATATAGTGCGCAGATGCAAAACGGTAGTTTAGAAGCTAGTCTTTATAGAAGAGAGCTTTATACTCATATAAACGTAATTCCAAATTTAAACTCGCCGCAAAAATGGGTTGATAATTATGTTATTGGACCAGTTGTATATGGCGGTAAAAGTATAGTTGCTTATAGCGGTGAGTCTTTGTCTCAGACATATGGAATAGACTGGTATTATGAGAGTAGAGACGGTAGCGAGCAGAGCGTAAACGGTAAAAATAGAATAAAAAGTGCGCCAAATTCTACTCAACTAAATATCGGAGTGTTTGGGCTATTGGAGTATGGATTTGAAGGAGGAACTTTGCTGAGCGCTAGTCTTAGGCATGATTATTTTAAGACCGGACTTGAAACAAGTTTTATCAAAAATAACGAGATAAAAAAATTGTTTGAAAGTGCCGGAGATACGTCTACAAACAAAACTACTAGCGGTTTTGGTATGATATATCCTTTATTTGGAGGTTTGGATTTTGTTTTAAATATAAACTCATCTTTTAGGGCGCCATCAGTCACGGAGATAACGGCTGTTGGTGATGGAGTGAGCGGCGTATTTACTCTTCCAAATAGTAGTATAAAACCAGAAACCGGATTAAGTTATGAAACCGGATTAAAGTATAAAGACGGTTTGATAATTTCAAATTTAACAGCATTCACAAGCAGTTATAAAAATTTAATAGTTACGAGAAATATAACATATAAAAATACTCCCGCAAGGCAGCTGCAAAACGTAGGAGAATCTAGCATAAGCGGAATTGAGTTTGATATAGCTTATAAATTGCTTTCAAATTTGATTTTTAAAACAAATGCAAGTTATCTTTACGGCGAGGATAAAACGTCTCATAAACCATTGCCCCAGATAATGCCTTTAAATGGTTTTATCAGTCTAATGTATGAGCCAAAATCTATAAAAAAATCATATATAGAATATACTACTCAATGGGCGTCAAATAAGACAAGAACGGATAATTTGAGTGAGCGAGAACGAAGCGGTTACGCGGTTTCAAATTTATATTTTGGAAAAGAATTCGGAAATATGGGCGCTTTTAAGAGTGTGGAGTTGAATTTCGGCATTGAAAATATATTTGATAAAAAATATTCTATGCCATCAGTGCCCGAGGATATTAGATATCCCGTGAGCAAGACAAATCCGCTTTTAAATCCAGGTAGAAATTTTAAAATAGGCTTAAGAGCTAGTTTTTAG
- the tyrS gene encoding tyrosine--tRNA ligase — MNNIDSIMQEIKKGVAEIIDFSRIESLIKNYYENGKNFYIKAGFDPTAPDLHLGHTVVLNKMRLLQKHGGIVQFLIGDFTAKIGDPSGKSATRKVLDDDTIAKNAKTYKEQVFKILDESKTEVMFNSAWLSKLGADGLIALASTFNVARMLERDDFTKRYKNETPIAISEFLYPLLQGYDSVAMKCDIEMGGTDQKFNLLMGRTLGRTYGIGKEQAIIMMPLLVGLDGVNKMSKSLGNYIGVTESANDIFAKTLSISDDLMWVWYELLSDKSSDDILNLKADVSSAKLHPKKVKENLALEITSRFHGISEAGAAKDEFDRVHSKKELPSDMPEFEIVKDEIWIVEALSNCALCSSNAEARRHIKANAVSVNQQKVIDEQLKLAKGEYILQVGKKTYAKLKVK; from the coding sequence ATGAATAATATAGATAGTATAATGCAAGAGATAAAAAAAGGTGTTGCTGAGATAATAGATTTCTCTCGTATTGAAAGCCTTATTAAAAATTATTACGAAAATGGTAAAAATTTCTATATAAAAGCAGGTTTTGACCCAACCGCTCCTGATCTTCACTTAGGGCATACCGTAGTTTTAAATAAAATGAGACTGCTTCAAAAACATGGCGGTATAGTTCAATTTTTGATAGGTGATTTTACTGCTAAAATAGGAGATCCAAGCGGCAAAAGCGCAACTAGAAAAGTGTTGGACGATGATACTATAGCTAAAAATGCAAAAACATATAAAGAGCAGGTTTTTAAAATTTTAGATGAGAGTAAAACCGAAGTTATGTTTAACTCGGCTTGGTTAAGCAAGCTAGGAGCAGATGGACTTATCGCTCTTGCAAGTACGTTTAACGTAGCTAGAATGCTAGAGCGAGACGACTTTACAAAACGCTATAAAAACGAAACTCCTATAGCTATAAGCGAGTTTTTATATCCTCTTTTGCAAGGTTATGATAGTGTAGCTATGAAATGTGATATAGAAATGGGTGGAACAGATCAGAAATTTAATCTTTTAATGGGTCGCACTCTTGGACGAACGTACGGTATAGGTAAAGAACAAGCTATTATTATGATGCCTCTGCTTGTAGGCTTAGACGGTGTAAATAAAATGAGTAAAAGCCTTGGCAATTACATAGGCGTAACAGAGAGTGCAAATGATATTTTTGCTAAAACTCTTAGCATAAGTGACGATCTTATGTGGGTATGGTATGAGCTTTTAAGCGATAAAAGTTCTGATGATATTTTAAATTTAAAAGCAGATGTTAGCAGTGCAAAATTGCATCCAAAAAAAGTGAAAGAGAATTTAGCTTTAGAAATTACAAGTCGTTTTCACGGAATAAGTGAAGCCGGGGCTGCAAAAGATGAGTTCGACAGAGTTCATTCTAAAAAAGAACTTCCAAGCGATATGCCTGAGTTTGAGATAGTTAAAGACGAAATTTGGATAGTAGAAGCGCTTAGCAATTGTGCATTGTGTTCTAGTAACGCTGAAGCGCGTCGTCATATAAAAGCAAACGCAGTGAGTGTAAATCAGCAAAAGGTTATAGATGAGCAGCTTAAACTTGCTAAGGGTGAGTATATTTTGCAAGTCGGTAAAAAAACGTACGCAAAATTAAAGGTAAAATAA
- a CDS encoding nitronate monooxygenase has translation MELKSLKIGKYEIKYPIIQGGMGLGISWDKLAGNVSLNGGLGVISSVGTGYYEHRSHIAKEINNKPYDSENFYSRDGFKAIIDNARKICGDRPLAANIMCASNDYARIVKDACEHGINIIISGAGLPTNLPELTKGFKDVALVPIVSSAKALKIICKRWHLRYEKLPDAVVLEGPLSGGHQGFTYEQCIDPEFQLEKLIEPVVKEASEWEKIGGKPIPVMAAGGIWDHGDIAKVISLGASGVQMGTRFIGTFECDASDNFKSVLLNAKKEDIKLIKSPVGYPARGVRTNLIELVEKRSGPKIQCISNCVSPCCRGKEAKEVGYCIADRLYDAYSGKKETGLFFTGANGYRLNEIISVKDLIKKLVYGENS, from the coding sequence ATGGAACTAAAAAGCTTAAAAATAGGCAAATATGAGATAAAATATCCTATTATTCAAGGTGGAATGGGACTTGGTATCAGTTGGGACAAGCTTGCTGGTAATGTTAGTTTAAATGGTGGATTAGGAGTTATAAGTTCAGTTGGAACCGGTTATTATGAACATAGAAGTCATATTGCTAAAGAGATAAATAATAAACCTTATGATAGTGAAAATTTCTACTCAAGAGATGGATTTAAAGCCATCATAGACAATGCTAGAAAAATATGCGGCGATAGACCTTTAGCTGCAAATATAATGTGTGCTAGTAATGATTATGCTAGGATAGTAAAAGACGCTTGTGAACATGGGATAAATATCATAATTTCAGGTGCCGGACTTCCTACAAATTTACCGGAACTTACAAAAGGCTTCAAAGACGTTGCTTTAGTCCCTATAGTAAGCTCCGCAAAAGCACTTAAAATAATATGTAAAAGATGGCATCTAAGATATGAAAAACTTCCTGATGCAGTTGTATTAGAAGGACCTCTTAGCGGCGGACATCAAGGATTTACCTATGAACAGTGTATTGATCCGGAGTTTCAATTAGAAAAGCTTATAGAACCTGTCGTTAAAGAAGCTAGTGAGTGGGAAAAGATCGGCGGAAAACCGATTCCTGTTATGGCTGCTGGTGGAATTTGGGATCATGGCGATATAGCAAAAGTCATAAGTTTGGGAGCAAGCGGCGTACAGATGGGAACTAGATTTATCGGAACTTTTGAATGCGACGCTAGCGATAATTTTAAAAGTGTTTTGCTAAATGCTAAAAAAGAAGATATAAAACTTATAAAAAGTCCGGTTGGATATCCTGCTCGTGGAGTTAGAACAAATTTAATAGAGTTAGTAGAAAAAAGAAGCGGACCTAAAATTCAGTGTATAAGCAACTGTGTGAGTCCTTGTTGTCGTGGTAAAGAAGCTAAAGAAGTCGGTTATTGTATAGCAGACAGACTTTATGATGCTTATTCAGGAAAAAAAGAGACCGGACTATTTTTTACCGGCGCAAACGGATATAGACTAAATGAGATAATTAGTGTGAAAGATCTGATAAAAAAGTTGGTATATGGGGAAAATAGTTAG
- a CDS encoding RelA/SpoT family protein, which produces MLLKAVDYCVRLHEGQFRKSGEPYAIHPILVCSFVAHMGGDESMLIASLLHDVVEDTECSEDEVRFEFGEEVTNLVRGLTKIVAIRENELASSNSNEKLAASALTFRKMLLVSIEDVRVLVIKLCDRLHNMLTLEALRPDKQKRIAEETLVVYAPIAHRLGISAVKNILEDLSFKYVLPKEYCVIDSYINEHKQQLQLKINSFSQKVGEKLLTSGFTEDSFEVQKRIKHYYSIYLKMQRKGISMEEVLDLLAIRIIVKNPKDCYLALGVLHMNFNPLISRFKDYVALPKQNGYQTIHTTIFDNKSIIEAQIRTFDMHKTAEYGVAAHWKYKNGGLIAPKLDWLSDISAQEGDDKSIEDLYEYAKDSLYVEDIAVYSPKGGIFTLPRGATALDYAYEIHSEVGLHAKEAYVNRIRVPLLTELKNGDIIRIVTGNEAHYRCSWLSNVKTGKARATIRSFCRQKIREVNQQVAMDILVGIFNVGERKILDWLESENLNKKIARAASDSVYLQDVVNALKKYPKQDKLFSLKFADKYEVKKQKFDNIVVYSNHTIKGVEFDYCCNPKRGDDIIGFKNGHNVVVHHKLCERAAKLMSDKEEMIFVKWTRNAPHRYKIILSIENKRGSLAAFLTYLAKLNVDLVTITLSESDDLIAADYFDVTIELNENLDSNMIRDKLKERYKIAEFKSLSDAYHNQGE; this is translated from the coding sequence ATGCTTTTAAAAGCAGTTGATTACTGTGTTAGGCTTCATGAGGGTCAGTTTAGAAAAAGTGGAGAACCATATGCCATACATCCTATATTGGTATGCTCTTTCGTAGCTCATATGGGTGGCGATGAGAGTATGCTTATAGCTTCTTTATTGCATGATGTTGTTGAAGATACCGAGTGTAGCGAAGATGAAGTTAGATTTGAATTTGGCGAAGAGGTTACAAATTTAGTAAGAGGGCTTACTAAGATAGTCGCTATAAGAGAAAATGAGTTGGCTAGTTCTAATTCAAATGAAAAATTAGCAGCCTCAGCGCTAACTTTTAGAAAAATGCTTTTAGTATCTATAGAAGATGTTAGAGTACTTGTAATAAAACTTTGTGATAGATTGCATAATATGCTAACATTAGAAGCCCTTAGGCCAGATAAACAAAAACGCATAGCAGAAGAAACTCTAGTTGTTTATGCTCCTATAGCACATAGACTTGGAATTTCGGCGGTAAAAAATATCTTAGAAGATCTTAGTTTTAAGTACGTTTTACCAAAAGAGTATTGCGTAATAGACTCATATATAAATGAACACAAACAGCAGCTTCAGTTAAAAATCAACTCATTTAGTCAAAAAGTAGGCGAAAAACTTCTTACTAGCGGTTTTACAGAAGATAGTTTTGAAGTTCAAAAAAGAATAAAGCATTACTACTCTATCTATCTAAAGATGCAAAGAAAAGGTATCAGTATGGAAGAGGTTTTGGATCTACTTGCAATAAGAATAATAGTTAAAAATCCAAAAGATTGTTACTTGGCTTTAGGTGTCCTTCATATGAACTTTAATCCTCTTATTTCAAGATTTAAAGATTACGTTGCTTTACCAAAACAAAACGGTTATCAGACTATTCATACGACTATTTTTGATAACAAAAGTATTATCGAAGCTCAAATCAGAACATTTGATATGCATAAAACTGCAGAGTACGGTGTAGCGGCTCACTGGAAGTATAAAAATGGAGGGTTAATAGCTCCAAAACTCGATTGGCTAAGCGATATAAGTGCCCAAGAAGGCGATGATAAAAGCATAGAAGATCTATATGAGTATGCAAAAGATAGTTTATATGTAGAAGATATAGCCGTTTATTCTCCAAAAGGAGGAATTTTTACTCTTCCACGTGGAGCTACTGCTCTTGATTATGCTTATGAGATACACTCTGAAGTAGGACTTCACGCTAAAGAAGCATATGTCAATAGAATACGAGTACCACTCTTAACAGAGCTCAAAAACGGTGATATAATCCGCATAGTAACGGGAAATGAAGCTCATTACCGCTGTTCTTGGTTATCAAATGTCAAAACAGGAAAAGCAAGAGCAACTATAAGAAGTTTTTGCAGACAAAAGATAAGAGAAGTAAATCAGCAAGTAGCTATGGATATATTAGTCGGTATATTTAATGTTGGAGAAAGAAAGATATTAGACTGGCTAGAGAGTGAAAATTTAAATAAAAAAATCGCAAGAGCCGCCAGTGATTCAGTTTATCTTCAAGACGTTGTAAATGCACTTAAAAAATATCCTAAACAAGATAAATTATTTAGTCTTAAATTTGCCGATAAATATGAGGTAAAAAAACAGAAATTTGATAATATCGTTGTCTATTCAAATCATACTATAAAAGGTGTAGAGTTTGACTACTGCTGCAATCCAAAACGCGGCGATGATATAATAGGCTTTAAAAATGGTCACAACGTAGTAGTTCATCATAAGCTTTGCGAAAGAGCTGCTAAACTTATGAGCGATAAAGAAGAGATGATATTTGTCAAATGGACCAGAAACGCACCGCATAGATATAAAATTATTTTAAGTATAGAGAATAAGCGCGGTAGTTTAGCTGCTTTTTTAACATATTTGGCTAAATTAAATGTGGATCTAGTAACTATTACTTTAAGCGAAAGCGATGACCTTATTGCTGCTGATTATTTTGACGTAACTATAGAATTAAATGAGAATTTAGATAGCAATATGATAAGAGATAAGTTAAAAGAGAGGTATAAGATAGCTGAGTTTAAATCCCTATCTGATGCTTACCATAATCAAGGAGAGTAA
- a CDS encoding helix-turn-helix transcriptional regulator has protein sequence MNKFILDNSDISRINKSIQIDQNKANISTKIVEISKDIGLHINNFIIYEDNAANYDSDFKGVTINITFSADHYYKSTVCDFYLAPKAGRTLINYFYMDKGVIHYKANTQIKNVIITIKNEFLEKYLDKNITTKIQNTDSSKIIQNRATYAKTAFCASEIYKFINQKQINALFIKAKILEILSYELTNLNLNLKESLNLSKFDILSLNKAMEILKNDYKNPPSITELSKKVRLNQCKLKQGFKTLFRTTPYSVHMDTKMQKAKEFIEKGELSLNQISKELGYKQPHNFTTAFKKYFGLNPSNFTKTVS, from the coding sequence TTGAATAAATTTATTTTAGATAATAGCGACATTTCACGCATAAATAAATCAATCCAAATAGACCAAAACAAAGCAAATATATCAACCAAAATAGTTGAAATTTCAAAAGATATAGGTCTACATATAAACAATTTTATAATTTATGAAGACAATGCCGCGAACTACGACTCGGACTTCAAAGGAGTGACGATAAACATAACTTTTAGCGCAGATCACTACTATAAAAGTACTGTTTGCGACTTTTATTTAGCTCCAAAAGCCGGTCGAACTCTTATAAACTACTTTTATATGGATAAAGGAGTAATTCATTACAAAGCAAATACTCAAATCAAAAACGTGATAATAACCATAAAAAACGAGTTTCTTGAAAAATATCTTGATAAAAATATAACAACAAAAATTCAAAACACGGATAGCTCAAAAATTATACAAAACAGAGCGACTTATGCTAAAACAGCATTTTGTGCAAGTGAAATTTATAAATTTATAAACCAAAAACAGATAAATGCTCTATTTATAAAAGCTAAAATACTTGAAATTTTATCTTATGAGCTGACAAATTTAAATTTAAATCTCAAAGAAAGCTTAAATTTGAGTAAATTTGATATATTATCTTTAAATAAAGCCATGGAGATTTTAAAAAACGATTATAAAAACCCTCCTTCTATAACAGAACTATCAAAGAAAGTAAGATTAAACCAATGCAAGCTAAAACAAGGTTTTAAAACTCTATTTAGAACGACTCCTTATAGCGTACATATGGATACTAAAATGCAAAAAGCAAAGGAATTTATAGAAAAAGGAGAGCTTAGTTTGAATCAAATCTCAAAAGAATTAGGATATAAACAGCCCCATAACTTCACAACTGCTTTTAAAAAATACTTTGGATTGAATCCTAGCAATTTTACTAAAACCGTAAGCTAA
- the mnmC gene encoding bifunctional tRNA (5-methylaminomethyl-2-thiouridine)(34)-methyltransferase MnmD/FAD-dependent 5-carboxymethylaminomethyl-2-thiouridine(34) oxidoreductase MnmC produces the protein MITFRGDGLYNSKFDDIYFNTNEPLIECEHTYSSVLDEINAKFIVVAEAGFGTGLNFFSTVLKFLSLNSTELHYIAVEKYPFKKSELREIYLKFEILKPFFDEFIEQYEILDGALIRIKLLNERVILDLYFGDILDAFDELSFRADAWYLDGFSPTKNPDMWSKEVFDRLSKFCKNRAKVRTFSSAKIVQNRFLEHGFSIKKLKGHYKKREILEASLEHSSPKILKEPWYALPNISKFSDVLIIGAGVAGLAAAFKFKKAGFNVCIAEKMSEAATNGSSNLAGILMPLITKPKVALGNMHMSAFLFARHFYANSPFADFCGVYDYGVNDLEKTRLSLWDSEIFKFENDFEPYPRAFIKSAAQIRPKELCMSLASEFDIKYGYEFESIEKSTGGYVVKFKNSKNIFSSLVIFAMGDASTNLFQNVFADEFMQLSSVRGQVTHLNKVLNLNSAFSARGYMCKDVRGIQVVGATYDRNDNRSAARATDDEKNIDSLSEFITNLDVKVVGSNVGFRGYSGDRFPIVGAVHNASEFKKIYKSLLWTKHSKNNEFAVHHENILISSAHGSRGLGTAIFGAEILLDIALNRPVCTTNSILNSLNPARFLVRKLKRGLVR, from the coding sequence ATGATAACTTTTAGAGGCGACGGACTTTATAATTCTAAATTTGATGATATATACTTTAATACAAATGAGCCTTTGATTGAATGTGAACATACTTATAGCAGCGTCTTAGATGAAATTAATGCTAAATTTATTGTTGTTGCAGAGGCTGGATTTGGCACCGGACTAAATTTTTTTAGCACCGTTTTAAAGTTTCTAAGTTTAAATAGTACCGAACTTCACTATATAGCCGTGGAAAAATATCCTTTTAAAAAGAGCGAATTAAGAGAAATATATCTTAAATTTGAGATATTAAAACCGTTTTTTGATGAGTTTATAGAGCAATATGAGATCTTAGATGGTGCATTGATTCGTATAAAGCTTTTAAATGAAAGAGTTATTTTAGATCTGTACTTTGGTGATATTTTAGATGCTTTTGATGAGCTTAGTTTTAGAGCAGACGCATGGTATTTAGATGGATTTTCTCCTACTAAAAATCCAGATATGTGGAGCAAAGAAGTTTTTGATAGGCTCAGCAAGTTTTGTAAAAATAGAGCTAAAGTACGTACTTTTAGCAGTGCTAAAATAGTTCAAAATAGATTTTTAGAGCATGGATTTAGTATAAAAAAATTAAAAGGTCATTATAAAAAACGCGAGATTTTAGAAGCTAGTTTGGAACACTCAAGCCCAAAAATACTTAAAGAACCGTGGTATGCATTGCCAAATATATCTAAATTTAGTGATGTTTTGATTATCGGTGCAGGAGTAGCCGGGTTAGCGGCTGCTTTTAAATTTAAAAAGGCTGGATTTAATGTTTGTATAGCTGAAAAAATGAGTGAAGCTGCTACAAATGGAAGTTCAAATTTAGCGGGAATTTTGATGCCTCTTATAACTAAACCTAAGGTTGCTTTAGGAAATATGCATATGAGCGCTTTTTTATTTGCTAGGCATTTTTATGCAAATAGTCCGTTTGCTGATTTTTGCGGCGTTTATGATTATGGTGTGAACGACTTAGAAAAAACAAGATTATCTCTTTGGGATAGTGAGATTTTTAAATTTGAAAACGATTTTGAGCCGTATCCAAGAGCGTTTATAAAAAGTGCCGCTCAAATACGACCAAAAGAGCTTTGCATGAGTTTAGCGAGTGAGTTTGATATAAAATACGGTTATGAGTTTGAATCGATAGAAAAAAGCACGGGCGGTTACGTAGTTAAATTTAAAAATTCAAAAAATATTTTTTCATCTCTTGTGATATTTGCTATGGGAGATGCTAGCACAAATCTGTTTCAAAACGTTTTTGCAGACGAATTCATGCAGCTTAGCAGTGTCAGAGGTCAAGTAACTCACTTAAATAAAGTTTTAAATTTAAATAGCGCATTTAGCGCTCGCGGTTATATGTGCAAAGATGTTAGAGGCATACAAGTTGTAGGCGCGACGTATGATAGAAATGATAATCGCAGCGCAGCAAGAGCTACCGATGATGAGAAAAATATAGATTCTTTATCTGAGTTTATAACAAATTTAGATGTTAAAGTAGTAGGTTCAAATGTTGGATTTAGAGGATATAGCGGCGATAGATTTCCAATTGTAGGTGCCGTGCATAATGCTAGTGAGTTTAAGAAAATTTACAAATCTTTATTATGGACAAAACATAGCAAAAACAATGAATTTGCCGTTCACCACGAAAATATTTTGATAAGTAGCGCTCATGGTTCAAGAGGACTTGGAACTGCTATTTTTGGAGCTGAAATTTTGCTAGATATCGCTTTAAATCGTCCTGTTTGCACTACAAACAGTATATTAAACTCTCTAAATCCTGCAAGATTTTTAGTAAGAAAACTTAAAAGAGGTTTAGTTAGATAA
- a CDS encoding N-acetylmuramoyl-L-alanine amidase family protein, translating into MGKIVRVLLLFILSAFAFGADFSSWLGEFDTKFYSSAKQEQLRIYHDLKGVYVHSILNDNKDLKIQTLLRLVDGSKKLGLDYKVYESELKNYENQDIISYAQTKELVKKPEKQTINKNIIPKVETSAKKIESKEQKVENEVQKSSSKENEDEVKKPLKVLKFSSDDDSFVLSLNRDMDEKEIKTFELNTKELYKRIYDINAILTTQFKKPTQKISDDIRVAQFDKDTVRVVFYSDKKQNINTKFENKNIIFFIKDGVSKKPVANLDSKSQTQKTSDKTAQKNKTQTSAVAKTAKKEDDKKSQTQNKNTIKNIPRNKTIVLDAGHGGKDAGAVGSRTLYEKNVVLKVALKAGKILKNRGYKVYYTRDKDKFIGLRNRTSFANDKMADLFISIHANAAPNSKKAPEMQGIETFFLSPTRSERSMRAANLENKSDTDEMNYFTKISFLNFLNREKIIASNKLAIDIQTNLLSSVRTNYNVSDGGVREAPFWVLVGALMPAVLIETGYITHPKEGKLLANDAYADKLAEGIANGIDDYFAKNR; encoded by the coding sequence ATGGGGAAAATAGTTAGAGTTCTTTTACTATTTATCCTAAGTGCGTTTGCATTCGGAGCTGACTTTTCGTCTTGGTTGGGCGAGTTTGATACGAAATTTTATAGCTCGGCAAAACAAGAACAGCTCCGTATTTATCATGATTTAAAAGGCGTTTATGTACATTCTATATTAAACGACAATAAAGACTTAAAAATACAAACTCTTTTAAGATTGGTAGATGGCTCAAAAAAGCTTGGGTTGGATTATAAAGTTTATGAAAGCGAACTTAAAAATTATGAAAATCAGGATATTATAAGCTACGCTCAAACTAAAGAATTAGTAAAAAAACCTGAAAAGCAGACTATAAATAAAAATATTATCCCGAAAGTTGAAACTTCTGCTAAAAAAATAGAATCTAAAGAGCAAAAAGTAGAGAATGAAGTTCAAAAAAGCAGCTCAAAAGAGAACGAAGATGAGGTAAAAAAACCTCTAAAGGTACTTAAATTTAGTAGCGATGATGATAGTTTTGTTTTGAGTTTAAATAGGGATATGGATGAAAAAGAGATTAAAACTTTTGAATTAAATACAAAAGAGCTATATAAAAGAATTTATGATATTAATGCGATTTTAACTACTCAATTTAAAAAACCAACTCAAAAAATATCTGATGATATAAGAGTCGCTCAGTTTGATAAAGATACGGTAAGGGTTGTATTTTATAGTGATAAAAAACAAAATATCAATACTAAATTTGAAAATAAAAATATAATTTTTTTCATAAAAGATGGAGTATCTAAAAAACCAGTTGCTAATTTAGACTCAAAATCTCAAACTCAAAAAACTAGTGATAAAACCGCTCAAAAAAATAAGACTCAGACCTCTGCTGTGGCTAAAACAGCTAAAAAAGAAGATGATAAAAAATCTCAAACACAAAATAAAAATACCATAAAAAATATACCTAGGAACAAAACTATAGTTTTGGATGCGGGACACGGTGGAAAGGACGCCGGAGCGGTCGGTTCAAGAACGCTTTATGAAAAAAATGTTGTTTTAAAAGTAGCTTTGAAAGCTGGAAAGATACTCAAAAATAGAGGTTACAAAGTTTATTATACGCGAGATAAAGATAAATTTATAGGTCTTAGAAATAGAACTAGTTTTGCCAATGATAAGATGGCTGATCTTTTTATATCTATTCATGCTAACGCCGCGCCAAATAGTAAAAAAGCTCCTGAAATGCAAGGTATAGAAACATTTTTTCTTAGTCCAACTAGAAGTGAGAGAAGTATGCGAGCAGCAAATTTAGAGAATAAATCAGATACAGATGAGATGAATTATTTCACTAAAATTAGCTTTTTAAATTTCTTAAATAGAGAAAAAATAATTGCCTCAAATAAACTTGCTATCGATATCCAAACAAATCTTTTAAGCTCTGTGAGAACTAATTATAACGTGTCTGATGGAGGAGTAAGGGAAGCTCCTTTTTGGGTTTTAGTAGGTGCGCTTATGCCAGCAGTTCTTATAGAAACTGGATATATTACTCATCCAAAAGAGGGAAAACTCCTTGCAAATGATGCTTACGCCGATAAATTAGCGGAGGGAATCGCAAATGGAATTGATGATTATTTTGCGAAAAATAGATGA